A single window of Candidatus Ozemobacteraceae bacterium DNA harbors:
- a CDS encoding HEAT repeat domain-containing protein encodes MPFKAHGRYIERAFLALILITLSSFAYYFTMADIEEVQTRYQNRHAMLIKLLTREIGDLMNRRADLTPRLANLLAEEAVAYAVVQQPSGEVLAKAESGLVAVESLQEIETQALQCTHLLLIQHEDLSRTIPLVEAAMPLVTESNRKVIVRVGFFRADEEEKIRQVRFRNLLIFSTLLLGLITFWVIRKRNASGLSTAWLGGTGLIVLLLFLSSRMTIQEWYERHWRQSFVQHGMSVAKVVSLAAKRFLKAGEEGDLREMQTLLDLDENYAFLAVAKDEQYLFHSDPQLKGATFDPDSAYSRSLNSEMPIMVRMAEEGMYEVLVPIIEGQHRLGTLRLGLRNDSGHGPLGILRNRLTLIFLVALIISLLLVYLLSQRVSHDLGTFIQSMEQVTAGDLRQQVFIDRNDEFGQLAHAYNFMLMSLKERDLLGRGLQNYVSKSIVDKTLRMVTTQEKTGEKVFAVAIFAYFSGLTEAINRNSGPQVLALVREFYQTVRQVCQPGSGCHIQVHMAGILVLFAQQNRHEALMQAVQAAQMLDQSFLKRGEAPFTPRLTLHALEVVHGAIDDEGRDMIWLGEGMLDVRTFSDVQDIDEIIISEETSFLLKDVATLDEFELASSDQGRVRAYIFRGFKPIDTLIRIFPDSSPWTKVLILKVLKGQARIEHVDQLLQWFADPDPNIRYHVMDVLERLRPAGILDFVVRTLSEETEAKVLSKTISVLGKIGNEAHVPILAEKLRVDDRRVKANTVEALETIGGKKVYEFLNLLVDEQDNRVRANILIALGKYGDLRVFELLTTMIKDPDRNMRASAAYALGKLGMAQGVEPLITALSDKDPMVRRQVVASLTALKADLDIDS; translated from the coding sequence ATGCCCTTCAAAGCCCACGGACGGTATATCGAGCGCGCGTTCCTGGCGCTCATCCTGATCACGCTTTCGAGCTTCGCGTATTACTTCACCATGGCCGACATCGAGGAAGTGCAGACGCGCTACCAGAACCGCCACGCCATGCTGATCAAGCTTCTCACGCGCGAGATCGGCGACCTCATGAACCGGCGCGCCGACCTGACGCCCCGCCTCGCCAACCTGCTCGCCGAAGAGGCGGTCGCCTACGCCGTCGTGCAGCAGCCGAGCGGGGAAGTGCTCGCGAAGGCCGAGAGCGGCCTGGTCGCCGTCGAGTCTCTCCAGGAGATCGAAACCCAGGCCCTCCAGTGCACGCACCTGCTCCTGATCCAGCACGAGGACCTGTCGCGCACGATTCCCCTCGTCGAAGCGGCGATGCCGCTGGTCACCGAGAGCAACCGCAAGGTGATCGTCCGCGTCGGCTTCTTCCGGGCTGACGAAGAGGAAAAAATCCGGCAGGTTCGGTTTCGCAACCTGCTGATCTTTTCGACGCTGCTGCTCGGTCTCATCACGTTCTGGGTCATCCGCAAGCGCAACGCCTCGGGGCTCAGCACGGCCTGGCTCGGCGGAACGGGCCTGATCGTGCTTCTCCTCTTCCTCTCCTCGCGCATGACGATCCAGGAATGGTACGAGCGGCACTGGCGTCAGAGCTTCGTCCAGCATGGCATGTCCGTCGCGAAAGTCGTCAGCCTCGCCGCGAAGCGGTTCCTCAAGGCCGGTGAGGAAGGGGACCTGCGCGAGATGCAGACGCTCCTCGATCTCGACGAGAACTACGCGTTTCTTGCCGTCGCCAAGGACGAACAGTATCTTTTCCACTCCGATCCCCAGCTGAAGGGGGCCACCTTCGACCCCGATTCGGCCTACTCCCGCAGCCTCAACTCCGAAATGCCCATCATGGTCCGGATGGCGGAGGAGGGGATGTACGAGGTTCTGGTGCCGATCATCGAGGGTCAGCACCGCCTAGGAACGCTTCGGCTCGGCCTCCGGAACGATTCCGGCCACGGCCCTCTCGGCATCCTCCGGAACAGGCTCACCCTGATCTTCCTCGTCGCACTGATCATCTCGCTCCTGCTCGTGTATCTGCTCTCCCAGCGCGTCTCGCATGACTTGGGCACGTTCATCCAGTCGATGGAGCAGGTGACCGCCGGCGACCTGCGCCAGCAGGTGTTCATCGACCGGAATGACGAGTTCGGCCAGCTTGCCCACGCCTACAACTTCATGCTGATGAGCCTGAAGGAGCGCGACCTGCTCGGCAGGGGGCTGCAGAACTACGTCAGCAAGAGCATCGTCGACAAGACCCTCCGCATGGTGACGACCCAGGAAAAGACCGGCGAGAAGGTGTTCGCGGTCGCGATCTTCGCCTATTTCAGCGGCCTCACCGAAGCGATCAACCGCAACAGCGGCCCGCAGGTGCTGGCCCTCGTTCGCGAGTTCTACCAGACCGTTCGTCAGGTGTGCCAGCCGGGCTCCGGCTGTCACATCCAGGTTCACATGGCCGGGATTCTCGTCCTGTTCGCTCAGCAGAACAGGCACGAAGCGCTGATGCAGGCCGTCCAGGCCGCCCAGATGCTCGACCAGTCGTTCCTCAAGCGCGGCGAGGCCCCGTTCACCCCGCGCCTCACCCTGCACGCCCTCGAGGTCGTCCACGGCGCGATCGACGACGAGGGCCGCGACATGATCTGGCTCGGCGAGGGAATGCTCGATGTGCGGACCTTCTCCGACGTTCAGGACATCGACGAGATCATCATCAGCGAGGAAACCTCGTTCCTGCTCAAGGACGTGGCGACGCTCGACGAGTTCGAGCTGGCCTCAAGCGACCAAGGCCGGGTGCGTGCATATATATTCCGAGGTTTCAAACCTATCGATACGCTTATACGCATCTTCCCCGACTCCTCGCCCTGGACGAAGGTGCTCATCCTCAAGGTCCTCAAGGGCCAGGCTCGCATCGAGCACGTGGACCAGCTTCTCCAGTGGTTCGCCGACCCCGATCCAAACATACGCTACCACGTCATGGACGTCCTCGAACGGTTGAGACCCGCGGGCATCCTCGATTTCGTCGTCCGGACCCTCAGCGAGGAGACCGAAGCGAAGGTGCTGTCGAAGACGATCAGCGTGCTTGGCAAGATCGGCAACGAGGCACACGTTCCCATTCTCGCCGAGAAGCTCCGCGTTGACGACCGGCGCGTCAAGGCGAATACCGTCGAAGCGCTCGAAACGATCGGCGGCAAGAAGGTCTACGAGTTTTTGAACCTGCTCGTCGACGAGCAGGACAACCGCGTTCGGGCCAACATCCTGATCGCCCTCGGCAAATACGGCGACCTGCGCGTCTTCGAACTGCTGACCACGATGATCAAGGATCCCGACCGCAACATGCGCGCCTCGGCGGCATACGCCCTCGGCAAGCTCGGCATGGCGCAGGGCGTCGAACCCCTGATCACGGCCCTTTCCGACAAGGATCCCATGGTGCGTCGCCAGGTCGTCGCCTCGCTGACCGCCCTGAAGGCCGACCTGGATATAGACTCATAG
- a CDS encoding tetratricopeptide repeat protein yields the protein MDFDQAYRLANDALKEKRFDDALKLFEEALKAKPNDIYTINKIAMIHKEKGDFSRTMNLLEQSLKLKQEDLYTNYLLGNTYLEQGNIEKAIETLEHTVSIDKKDKYARNSLALAYRMRGDTDKCIETLREALRVSPDDLYNKLSLATVQFEQGEAAEATRLAQEILRKDSQNLNAMVLLGRIALEEGDSGGAQTWLNKVLSIDGNNSEAHYYAGRLCLEGGDPATAAAHFNAALQTGSDKLSISKNLGVIFLDKGMFKEAEIEFARAISLDSEDPFTLNNMGKLLLLQGRLEEALKYLEKALTVKPDYAFAHYNMGKVYRERKEYALAIWHFFFSLKYEPDDVYAMNSLGRTFLLAGLPEQARDTFEKVLREKDAADPYAIFGLGETYESLEELEKALASYRKLKALPGIAKSLLEKAEARIRALQGR from the coding sequence ATGGATTTCGATCAGGCCTACAGGCTGGCCAACGACGCTCTGAAAGAAAAACGGTTCGACGACGCGCTGAAACTGTTCGAAGAGGCGCTCAAGGCAAAGCCGAACGATATCTACACGATCAACAAGATCGCCATGATCCACAAGGAGAAAGGCGATTTCTCCCGCACGATGAACCTGCTCGAGCAGTCCCTCAAACTCAAACAGGAGGATCTGTACACCAACTACCTGCTCGGGAACACCTATCTCGAGCAGGGCAACATCGAGAAGGCGATCGAGACCCTCGAGCACACCGTCAGCATTGACAAGAAGGACAAATACGCTCGCAACTCGCTCGCGCTTGCCTATCGCATGCGAGGCGACACCGACAAGTGTATCGAGACCCTTCGCGAGGCGCTCAGGGTCTCGCCCGACGATCTCTATAACAAGCTCAGCCTCGCAACGGTCCAGTTCGAACAGGGCGAGGCGGCCGAGGCGACGCGGCTTGCCCAGGAGATCCTCCGGAAGGATTCCCAGAACCTCAACGCGATGGTGCTGCTCGGCCGGATCGCGCTTGAGGAAGGCGACTCCGGCGGCGCCCAGACGTGGCTCAACAAGGTGCTGTCGATCGACGGCAACAACAGCGAGGCGCACTACTACGCCGGGCGGTTGTGTCTCGAAGGCGGCGACCCGGCGACGGCCGCCGCCCATTTCAACGCGGCCCTCCAGACCGGCTCGGACAAGCTGTCCATCAGCAAGAACCTCGGCGTGATCTTCCTCGACAAGGGCATGTTCAAAGAAGCGGAGATCGAGTTCGCCCGCGCGATCTCGCTCGACTCCGAGGATCCCTTCACGCTCAACAACATGGGCAAGCTGCTGCTGCTCCAGGGCCGGCTCGAGGAGGCGCTCAAGTACCTCGAGAAGGCGTTGACCGTGAAGCCCGACTACGCCTTCGCTCATTACAATATGGGCAAGGTCTACCGCGAGCGGAAGGAATACGCATTGGCGATCTGGCATTTCTTCTTCAGCCTCAAATACGAGCCCGACGACGTCTACGCCATGAACAGCCTCGGCCGCACCTTCCTCCTGGCCGGCCTGCCCGAGCAGGCCAGGGACACCTTCGAGAAGGTACTCCGGGAAAAGGACGCCGCCGATCCCTATGCGATCTTCGGCCTCGGCGAGACCTATGAGTCGCTCGAAGAGCTCGAGAAGGCCCTCGCGTCGTACCGCAAGCTGAAGGCCCTTCCCGGCATCGCAAAAAGCCTGCTGGAAAAGGCCGAAGCGCGCATCCGCGCCCTGCAGGGTCGCTGA
- a CDS encoding 50S ribosomal protein L11 methyltransferase, translating to MLRRFDITAPDDLEEPLCGLAERLGLITFSSPQIEDTGGGEEDFCFTGETIVSFLVSTVEQDPAYIENEIKRFLAGEGVSAAVKLEVRDYPDNQDWMEGFRMHFQPIRVGDGIVVRPPWADPLENETRATVILIDPGMAFGTGTHETTRLCLTLLAKLKPEGGRFLDIGAGSGILAFYLAKHGAAAVTALEIDGAAVENMRKNAALNGLEKRVEMMCGDLAAFEPKWPADGVAANITSPVLVEHLARLAGWTRQGAWGVFSGVNDANAPRVREALKAASWRLDEEITESDWHAFRCTRI from the coding sequence ATGCTCCGCCGGTTCGACATCACCGCTCCGGATGACCTCGAAGAGCCTCTCTGCGGGCTGGCGGAGCGGCTCGGCCTGATCACCTTTTCGAGCCCCCAGATCGAGGACACGGGCGGCGGGGAAGAGGATTTCTGCTTCACGGGCGAGACGATCGTCAGCTTCCTCGTCTCAACGGTGGAACAGGATCCGGCATATATAGAAAATGAAATAAAAAGGTTTCTCGCCGGGGAAGGCGTTTCTGCGGCGGTGAAACTCGAAGTCCGGGATTACCCTGACAACCAGGATTGGATGGAAGGGTTCCGGATGCATTTCCAGCCGATCCGCGTCGGGGATGGTATCGTCGTGCGCCCTCCGTGGGCCGATCCGCTCGAAAACGAGACGAGAGCGACCGTGATCCTGATCGACCCGGGAATGGCGTTCGGAACCGGGACGCACGAAACCACCCGGTTGTGCCTCACCCTTCTGGCGAAGCTGAAGCCCGAAGGGGGGCGGTTCCTCGACATCGGCGCGGGAAGCGGGATTCTCGCGTTCTACCTCGCGAAACACGGCGCTGCCGCCGTTACGGCGCTCGAAATCGACGGCGCCGCGGTCGAGAACATGCGGAAAAACGCCGCGCTGAACGGGCTTGAAAAGCGAGTCGAGATGATGTGCGGCGACTTGGCTGCGTTCGAGCCGAAATGGCCTGCCGACGGGGTCGCCGCGAATATCACCTCGCCGGTTCTCGTCGAACACCTGGCCCGGCTGGCTGGCTGGACCAGGCAGGGCGCGTGGGGAGTCTTCTCGGGCGTAAACGACGCCAACGCCCCGCGCGTGCGCGAAGCCTTGAAAGCCGCTTCCTGGCGCCTCGACGAGGAAATCACCGAGTCCGACTGGCACGCCTTTCGCTGCACACGCATCTGA
- a CDS encoding M23 family metallopeptidase: protein MNAFNTRMVFAFLLLLLVAVTPVMAEDLDTDGFVPTTGTVVSNTATVNTLASQSATPSGENAQANRSSQSDLAEMDTLLQSFGDSLSRLLTALSNLFRALAGIFSNNVGEVRTPIADAPPASNTASTTPSTTAADGDRRSVLNDVRYGISRLAQRVQNQDPQAAATVAWVTPYLNRLKAFGNPADADLIRYADDMIRRAGSLPSSTTSRPPSTPTTQPTPAPGAGRVLPSGFVNPCPTGRISPYAGDDGCDIHAPVGTPVYAVKDGVVVYNDPSGHSAWEGPGNHTGAVRIRHADGTESWYAHLSGRNLNLKPGMQVKAGTLVGNVGIANNVPHLHISIFYSRGGDSGGFMDPFELADALRG, encoded by the coding sequence ATGAATGCTTTCAACACCCGGATGGTATTCGCATTCCTTCTCCTCCTCCTCGTTGCCGTCACGCCTGTGATGGCAGAAGACCTCGATACTGACGGCTTTGTCCCGACAACGGGAACGGTGGTGTCGAACACGGCCACCGTGAACACCCTCGCCTCCCAATCCGCGACTCCATCAGGGGAAAACGCTCAGGCGAACCGAAGTTCCCAGTCGGATCTTGCGGAGATGGACACTCTCTTGCAATCCTTTGGAGATTCCCTCTCGAGACTGCTCACGGCTCTCTCGAACCTCTTCCGTGCCTTGGCGGGAATCTTTTCCAATAACGTCGGGGAGGTGAGAACCCCGATTGCTGACGCGCCTCCTGCTTCGAACACAGCCTCAACCACTCCCTCGACCACCGCGGCCGATGGCGACCGAAGGAGCGTCCTGAACGATGTCCGGTATGGCATCTCCCGCCTGGCGCAACGGGTTCAGAACCAAGACCCGCAGGCGGCTGCCACCGTCGCCTGGGTCACCCCCTATCTGAACCGGCTCAAAGCCTTCGGCAATCCGGCCGACGCAGACCTGATCCGCTATGCCGATGATATGATCCGCAGGGCCGGTTCCCTGCCCAGTTCGACGACGAGCCGGCCGCCCTCCACCCCGACCACCCAGCCCACTCCGGCGCCCGGCGCGGGAAGGGTTCTTCCCTCTGGATTCGTCAACCCCTGTCCCACGGGGAGGATTTCTCCCTATGCTGGCGACGACGGCTGTGACATTCACGCCCCGGTCGGTACTCCTGTCTATGCGGTCAAGGACGGCGTCGTCGTCTATAACGACCCGTCCGGGCACAGCGCCTGGGAAGGCCCAGGCAACCATACCGGCGCCGTTCGCATCCGCCACGCCGACGGCACGGAATCTTGGTATGCTCACCTTTCCGGCCGCAACCTGAATCTCAAGCCAGGGATGCAGGTCAAGGCCGGGACCCTGGTCGGCAATGTCGGCATCGCCAACAACGTGCCACACCTGCATATCAGTATCTTTTACTCGCGCGGCGGCGATTCTGGCGGGTTCATGGATCCGTTCGAGCTTGCGGACGCCCTCCGCGGATGA